Proteins from a single region of Syngnathus typhle isolate RoL2023-S1 ecotype Sweden linkage group LG10, RoL_Styp_1.0, whole genome shotgun sequence:
- the LOC133160560 gene encoding uncharacterized protein LOC133160560 isoform X6, which produces MTTEASAVSEADTEGKQKASAAEPEPENKQSPEAAASEPEGEQSSKKGQAAEPAADAASSPEEEQLKPRTRTSAGKGLSRLFSSFLKRRSQCSEGEGFEAEKASEEKQDKEEQAGKAEEEKEEEKVKAEEKNAVLEEEPDSKEVKRSEEKPQKEEKKTEPEKLEKKGSKKKKKESKKKTEERDAEKVKTAEEEKKEEEQDEKKEEERIEEPKEEAKVEDAVEIEEEKLETKEVKRTEDKCTETEPEKEEEKVDKKGAKKKEKEEKVKKREEEKVKKKAEEEEKARKREEEKEKKREEEKAKEAEKAKKKEEERAKKKEEEEKAKEEKKKKEEEKLKEAKRKEEEKLKEAKKKEEEKLKEAKRKEEEKLKEAKKKEEEKLKETKKKEEKSKDAQKKEDETSTEARTKEEETPKKKDEEKLKEGQKKEEEKSKEPKKKEEKAKKKADDKKEEDKGKKKVKKGKKEEEKAQKVKAPIAAPEPELKTEPETEQAPDQHSISSAEMQPAQEEPKEEATIKEEPEKEEDAEVDEKEAKADEEPKEEKPAKEKKTEKKGDDAKGSKRQKTIQCKVTLLDDTQYECELDKHAKGQELIVKVCENLNLLEKDYFGLAHWETPTCKTWLEPAKEIRKQVPGAVYNFTFNIKFYPPDPAQLTEDLTRYYLCLQLRKDIMSGVLPCSFVTLSLLGSYTAQSELGEYDPELHGADYVKDLSLAPGQSKELEEKVMELHRTYRSMSPAQADMLFLENAKKLSMYGVDLHQAKDLDGVDITLGVCSGGLMVYKDKLRINRFPWPKVLKISYKRSSFFIKIRPSEQEQYESTIGFKLPNYKASKKLWKVCVEHHTFFRATTTEPSSSRRFPVLGSKFRYSGRTQAQTRQASSMIDRPAPRFTRSASKRLSRNLDGDKSLWSITASTRCEVDDWSSMLVSENPYPSLEFLAKGESEGTFSHSWNIQAGSRPWWDLCSDAELRTRKEDEWSTLVDRDPPFSFSPSFDFVERPAKLSLASMSSIDRLSQPAQERHHDWFLYFDPIPNRSLYKHVDKPQPQLLDEETMSEEEELTEEEVIERLEEMMIMVEKLEEMEDIERRLKKVKDLEERLQEVEIMSDKIQEVIEEELGEQEVALLKDEELQKESKAITRTVLKNSVMTVMNLNEGDVKDELEEQIKEVFLKGLLDDDDDAKNSIDGHVFEYSLREKVRQIGEEWKDLMEDKASSQVAYQTEVRTKTVSFEDQTSQRLDSVEHTLLKIISEKTGETGVTIEILVERAEEEDTEDKNGSSRDKEKDIWSVLFDRPPYTPVIKPSVTSVKDVTLEEGEFFTSKLVITADKKVLREEQPLEDIPSPRTILEREDDWFVLLDAVRRFVKAVTLKEPDQTEAEGLLSMVEKDDEIREVQIEEAEISEEAPTYRREIQQQSVKERDDDRFVLLDVVSKESTFVAPVAVDVSTKEDVTVDMRYEPVDVVVIEEPKINEDLSVNEVTKMSRGGREIDDDWFLLLDVVSKEPQFVPPVTWIHTYSEKRISAVIEKRMEVVVEETSRKMYPEVKIFPSVIKRDDDWFLLLDVIPKKTTFIPPVALPMKAKISPDVGPVIEIKDIEMKPVPVSLDQMSPSQIQPEKDDDWFAVFDAVREPAVVFLPDTSVEITPATRKPFEAEVLTTVTRTWDTVIIGENSRFDETPSSETRPLVPTSTQKEDDWFQLFPKQTILEKTVPVPSVAMVKNVEVVTVAKEIKQNARVEETRPLVKLVERKPQPRELDDDWFVFLNAVKVPAAEPIRKYPTVAPSEAFTVKENKSLPRFTVVEQKWMKEQPLQTGRKMDDDWFTLLDVAPKKTVPERLRYVAAVPRKRTSESKTRISIVERPQFEKQIRQERRPLKYTHVHDDWFVLLDVSRRKPVPTTQRSTRPVSAPVFSQAALAEAGIPMAPFDQLQTSTPIRTAIKEERNLEVTLEVVEPSKIEDKSAVWTDQRNDSSLTLSINGDIQSEVTSGELVQLRKRRDKKIEGGSIYMRHSLLMLEEFDKPQEDLLRHHASISELKRNFMESLPESRPSEWEKRLSTHSPLRTLGVNGQPGADGPPLVQTHTVTITAVPNSLPSGISTTEVPIVPTKTVTYESAKGAVDGTEEDKESTLSISQTSETISGTSVTTTTTHISKIVKSGSSETRVEKRIVITADSDVDQDKGKDGGASAL; this is translated from the exons ATGACAACAGAAGCCAGTGCCGTGAGCGAGGCGGACACTGAAGGCAAGCAGAAGGCTAGCGCCGCTGAACCCGAACCTGAGAACAAGCAGAGTCCAGAGGCAGCGGCATCGGAGCCGGAGGGCGAGCAGTCCAGCAAGAAGGGGCAGGCCGCTGAGCCCGCCGCCGATGCGGCTTCCTCCCCCGAAGAGGAGCAGCTGAAACCTCGCACCAGAACTTCTGCCGGCAAAGGCCTCTCTcgtctcttttcctctttccttAAGCGCCGCTCGCAGTGCTCGGAAGGAGAAGGCTTTGAGGCAGAGAAAGCCAGCGAGGAAAAGCAAGACAAAGAAGAACAGGCTGGGAAAGCggaggaagagaaagaagaagaaaaagtgaaAGCTGAGGAGAAGAATGCTGTCCTAGAGGAGGAACCCGATTCGAAAGAGGTCAAACGGAGCGAAGAGAAACCGCAAAAGGAGGAAAAGAAGACTGAGCCGGAGAAACTTGAGAAGAAAGgtagcaagaagaaaaagaaagaaagcaagaagaaaactgagGAGAGGGATGCTGAGAAAGTGAAAACCgcagaggaggagaaaaaggaaGAGGAGCAAGACgagaagaaagaggaggagaggaTAGAGGAGCCCAAAGAAGAGGCAAAGGTAGAGGACGCTGTGgaaatagaagaagaaaaattggAAACAAAAGAAGTTAAGAGGACCGAAGATAAATGCACTGAAACGGAGCCcgaaaaggaggaggaaaaggTTGATAAAAAGGGAGCcaagaaaaaggagaaggaggagaaggtgaagaaaagggaagaagaaaaagtgaagaaaaaagcagaggaggaagaaaaggcaaggaagagggaggaggagaaggagaagaagagagaggaggagaaggCAAAGGAGGCAGAAAAAgccaagaagaaggaggaggaaagggccaaaaagaaggaggaggaggaaaaagcaaaggaggagaaaaaaaagaaagaggaggaaaaaTTGAAGGAGGCTAAAAGGAAAGAGGAGGAAAAATTGAAAGAGGCCAAAaagaaagaggaggaaaaaCTCAAGGAGGCCAAAAGGAAGGAGGAAGAGAAATTGAAAGAGGCCaaaaagaaggaggaggaaaaattgaaggagacaaaaaagaaagaagaaaaatcaaaggACGCCCAAAAGAAAGAAGACGAGACATCGACGGAGGCCAGAACAAAAGAAGAGGAAACACCGaagaagaaagacgaggagaaaTTAAAAGAGGGCCAAaagaaagaagaggaaaaaTCGAAAGAGcccaaaaagaaagaagagaaggCAAAGAAAAAGGCAGATGATAAAAAGGAAGAAGACAAAGGGAAGAAAAAggtgaaaaagggaaaaaaagaagaagaaaaggctcAAAAAGTCAAAGCACCAATTGCTGCCCCAGAACCGGAACTGAAAACTGAGCCAGAAACTGAACAAGCTCCCGATCAGCACTCAATCAGCAGCGCAGAGATGCAG CCAGCTCAGGAGGAACCCAAGGAAGAAGCCACAATCAAGGAGGAGCCCGAGAAAGAAGAAGATGCAGAAGTGGACGAGAAAGAAGCAAAGGCAGATGAAGAGCCCAAGGAGGAAAAGCctgcaaaagaaaagaagacgGAGAAGAAGGGTGACGATGCCAAAGGCTCCAAACGACAGAAAACCATTCAGTGCAAAGTCACGTTGTTGGATGACACTCAGTACGAGTGTGAGCTCGAT AAACACGCTAAAGGACAGGAGCTCATCGTTAAAGTGTGCGAGAACCTCAATCTGCTGGAGAAGGATTACTTCGGCCTTGCTCACTGGGAAACACCAACCTGCAAG ACATGGCTGGAACCCGCCAAGGAAATCCGCAAACAGGTGCCAGGTGCTGTCTACAACTTTACTTTCAACATAAAGTTCTATCCACCTGACCCGGCACAACTTACCGAAGACCTCACAAG GTACTATTTGTGTCTTCAGCTGAGGAAGGACATCATGAGTGGGGTTCTTCCATGCTCCTTTGTCACCCTGTCCTTGCTGGGATCTTACACAGCACAGTCAGAACTGGGTGAATATGACCCGGAACTCCACGGAGCTGACTATGTTAAAGATCTTAGTCTGGCTCCTGGACAGAGCAAAGAGTTGGAGGAAAAGGTGATGGAGTTGCATCGTACATATAG GTCAATGAGTCCAGCCCAAGCTGATATGCTGTTCCTGGAAAATGCCAAGAAACTTTCAATGTATGGTGTGGACCTTCATCAAGCCAAG GATCTCGATGGTGTCGACATTACACTTGGAGTTTGCTCCGGTGGTCTGATGGTTTATAAGGACAAGCTGAGAATCAACCGTTTCCCTTGGCCAAAAGTTCTCAAGATCTCTTACAAACGCAGCAGCTTCTTTATTAAAATCCGGCCGTCTGAG CAAGAACAGTACGAAAGCACAATCGGCTTCAAGTTACCAAACTACAAAGCTTCGAAGAAGTTATGGAAAGTTTGCGTTGAACATCACACCTTCTTCAG ggcaaCAACAACCGAGCCTTCCTCGTCGCGTCGTTTCCCCGTCCTGGGGTCCAAGTTCAGGTACAGCGGACGCACCCAGGCCCAAACCCGGCAAGCCAGCTCCATGATCGACCGCCCCGCCCCTCGCTTCACACGCTCTGCCAGCAAACGCCTCTCCCGCAATTTAGATGGAG ACAAAAGTCTCTGGAGCATCACGGCATCGACCAGGTGTGAGGTTGATGACTGGTCGTCGATGCTCGTTTCTGAAAACCCCTACCCTTCCCTAGAATTTCTAG CTAAAGGTGAGTCTGAAGGGACGTTTAGTCACTCCTGGAATATTCAGGCGGGCAGTCGGCCGTGGTGGGATCTCTGTTCCGATGCAGAGCTCCGGACGAGAAAAGAAGATGAATGGTCTACCTTGGTGGACCGAGATCCTCCTTTCTCATTTTCTCCATCTTTCGATTTTGTAGAAAGGCCAG CTAAGCTCAGCTTGGCATCAATGAGTTCTATTGACAGGCTGTCGCAACCAGCACAGGAACGACATCATGATTGGTTCCTCTACTTTGATCCAATCCCCAACCGTTCCTTGTATAAGCATGTCGATAAACCTCAGC CCCAGCTCCTGGATGAGGAGACTATGAGTGAGGAAGAAGAGCTGACAGAGGAGGAAGTCATTGAGAGGCTAGAGGAGATGATGATTATGGTGGAGAAGCTAGAAGAGATGGAAGACATAGAGAGGAGGCTGAAAAAAGTTAAAGATTTAGAAGAGCGACTCCAAGAAGTAGAAATCATGTCTGATAAGATCCAAGAAGTGATAGAAGAAGAATTAGGCGAACAAGAAGTCGCCTTACTAAAGGATGAGGAACTACAGAAAGAAAGTAAAGCCATAACACGGACTGTGTTGAAAAATTCCGTGATGACCGTGATGAACCTGAATGAGGGCGACGTGAAGGATGAATTAGAGGAGCAAATCAAAGAGGTGTTTTTAAAAGGCCTTTTGGACGATGACGACGATGCTAAAAATAGCATAGATGGGCATGTGTTTGAATATAGTCTGAGAGAGAAGGTACGTCAGATAGGAGAGGAGTGGAAAGATCTGATGGAGGACAAGGCTTCTTCTCAGGTAGCTTATCAGACAGAGGTCAGGACAAAGACAGTTTCTTTTGAGGATCAGACATCGCAGAGGCTTGATTCGGTGGAACATACACTTCTGAAGATCATTTCAGAAAAGACTGGTGAGACTGGAGTGACGATAGAAATACTGGTGGAAAGAGCTGAGGAGGAAGATACTGAGGACAAAAATGGATCTTCACGAGACAAAGAGAAAGATATTTGGTCCGTGCTTTTTGACCGTCCACCGTACACGCCCGTTATCAAACCGTCAG TTACATCGGTGAAAGACGTTACGTTGGAGGAGGGTGAGTTTTTCACTTCCAAATTAGTGATTACAGCAGATAAAAAGGTCTTACGAGAAGAACAGCCTCTAGAGGACATTCCATCACCACGGACTATTCTAGAAAGAGAAGATGACTGGTTTGTGTTGCTGGATGCCGTCCGCAGATTTGTAAAAGCAG TTACCTTGAAGGAACCAGACCAGACGGAAGCAGAAGGTTTGCTCTCTATGGTTGAAAAGGATGACGAGATTAGGGAGGTGCAAATTGAAGAGGCAGAGATAAGCGAAGAAGCGCCGACGTATCGTCGAGAAATCCAACAACAGTCGGTGAAGGAACGGGACGATGACCGGTTTGTGTTGCTGGATGTTGTTTCCAAAGAAAGCACTTTTGTAGCACCAG TTGCTGTTGATGTTTCGACTAAAGAAGACGTGACAGTTGATATGAGGTACGAACCCGTTGATGTTGTGGTCATCGAAGAGCCAAAAATAAACGAGGATTTAAGCGTGAATGAAGTCACAAAGATGTCACGAGGTGGAAGAGAAATAGATGACGATTGGTTTTTACTGCTGGACGTTGTCAGCAAAGAACCGCAATTTGTACCGCCAG tgACGTGGATTCACACTTACTCTGAAAAAAGAATTTCTGCTGTGATTGAAAAAAGAATGGAGGTTGTAGTCGAAGAGACTTCTAGGAAAATGTATCCCGAGGTGAAAATATTCCCCTCAGTCATCAAAAGAGATGACGACTGGTTTTTACTGCTGGATGTTATTCCGAAAAAAACGACTTTTATACCTCCAG TTGCCCTACCAATGAAGGCTAAAATCTCTCCAGATGTCGGACCAGTGATTGAAATAAAAGACATAGAAATGAAACCGGTTCCGGTTTCTTTGGACCAGATGAGCCCATCTCAAATCCAACCAGAGAAAGACGATGACTGGTTTGCGGTATTTGATGCCGTTCGGGAACCAGCCGTTGTATTTCTACCAG ACACCTCTGTTGAAATTACTCCAGCTACAAGGAAGCCCTTTGAGGCTGAGGTGTTAACCACTGTGACTAGAACATGGGACACGGTGATAATTGGTGAGAACAGCAGGTTTGATGAGACACCAAGTTCAGAAACGAGACCGCTTGTACCAACATCAACTCAAAAAGAAGATGATTGGTTTCAACTGTTCCCAAAACAAACCATCCTAGAAAAGACAGTTCCTGTACCATCAG TTGCCATGGTTAAGAATGTCGAAGTTGTGACCGTGgctaaagaaataaaacaaaacgccAGAGTAGAAGAAACGAGGCCGCTGGTGAAGTTAGTTGAAAGGAAACCTCAACCGCGAGAGTTGGATGATGACtggtttgtgtttttaaatgcgGTAAAAGTACCAG CGGCCGAGCCTATCCGAAAGTATCCTACCGTAGCTCCATCTGAAGCTTTTACAGTTAAAGAAAATAAGTCGCTACCGAGATTTACTGTGGTGGAACAGAAGTGGATGAAAGAGCAGCCACTTCAAACAGGGAGAAAGATGGATGATGATTGGTTTACTCTTCTAGACGTGGCTCCTAAAAAAACAG TCCCCGAACGGCTCAGATACGTGGCAGCAGTTCCACGGAAGAGAACTTCAGAGAGCAAAACAAGGATTTCTATTGTTGAGCGACCCCAGTTTGAGAAACAGATCCGGCAAGAAAGACGGCCTCTCAAATATACTCATGTCCATGATGATTGGTTTGTTCTACTTGACGTTAGCCGTCGAAAGCCAG TGCCGACCACACAGAGAAGCACCCGTCCCGTCAGCGCTCCAGTCTTCTCCCAAGCTGCTCTGGCTGAGGCCGGAATTCCAATGGCACCctttgaccagctgcagacCTCCACTCCGATCAGGACTGCAATCAAAGAGGAGAGGAACCTCGAGGTCACTTTAGAAGTTGTCGAACCATCAAAAATCGAGGACAAG TCAGCAGTATGGACTGACCAGAGAAATGACTCctcactgacactttccatcaATGGGGACATTCAG TCTGAGGTGACGAGCGGAGAATTGGTGCAATTGCGAAAG AGAAGAGATAAGAAAATTGAGGGTGGCTCAATTTATATGAGACATAGCCTTTTAATGTTGGAG GAGTTCGACAAGCCTCAGGAGGACCTGCTCAGGCATCACGCCAGTATCAGCGAGCTGAAGAGGAACTTCATGGAATCTCTGCCGGAATCCAGGCCGAGCGAATGGGAGAAGCGTCTGTCCACGCACTCGCCGTTGCGTACTCTGGGTGTCAACGGTCAGCCCGGTGCAGATGGG CCGCCTCTGGTGCAGACCCACACAGTCACCATCACAGCTGTCCCCAACTCCTTACCCAGTGGCATCTCCACCACAGAAGTCCCTATCGTCCCAACCAAGACCGTCACCTATGAGTCTGCAAAG ggtGCAGTTGATGGAACAGAAGAGGACAAAGAAAGCACATTGTCCATTTCGCAGACCTCCGAAACCATCAGTGGCACCTCCGTCACTACCACCACTACACACATCTCAAAG ATTGTGAAAAGTGGCTCCTCAGAGACTCGTGTTGAGAAAAGAATCGTCATAACTGCCGACAGTGACGTTGACCAGGATAAG GGGAAAGATGGTGGTGCTTCAGCATTGTAA